A region of the Ctenopharyngodon idella isolate HZGC_01 chromosome 2, HZGC01, whole genome shotgun sequence genome:
AGATTGAGAGCAAATGAACGGGCGAAATACCAAGACGTGGAGCATGCTGATACCCTGGAGAGAACTGAGGAGTTTCTGGACACAGAAACTGAAAAGATAAAATGGCACAAAACATGCTATGCAGCTTTTACAAATGTGACTTTTATTTCCCGCCTGAAGAAACGCTTTGAAAGTGAAAAGAAGTCACTAAATCTTGCAAGCAACTGCCAGCCGATCACCACTAGGAGTTCGATGCCTCCAGTGTCTtgggaaaaatgtattttctgtcaGAAAGACACACCTGAGGACGAACTTCGAAACATCCAAGTCATGACGACATCTAAAAAGATTCTTGATCTAGCTCAACAAGACACAGAATTGCGACTGAGGCTTGCAGGAGTCAATGACTTGATTGCCGCAGAAGGCAAGTATCATCTTATCTGCTACAGGGAGTTCCTCAGGAAGTATCAGAGCACTTCATCAAGAGCAGGTGATCCATATTCTATTTGCTTACATAATGTGGCAGATGAGCTTAGAGCAGGACTTGCCAGAGGTGAAATATACTCGTTGAAAACAGTTTGGGAAAGATACTGTAAATTTTTGGGAGACTTTGATTTGGAACCAGGAATATACAAAGGTCAGCGTTTCAAGACAAAGCTTGAAAAGTTGCTTCAAGGAAAAGCACTATTTGTTCAATCATTAAAATCAACTGATTCCATCATTATATTTCCTGAAATGACAGCTGGAACTGCTCTGCTTAACATGAAGAAATTAATGGATGACAAACAAGATGATGCTAAAGGGATGACAATGGCTAGCTGTGGAACAGACAAGGACACTGAGATACTGAGTTGGCTGTATCGGGTGTTGGTAAAGGTCAAGGCAGACATCAGGGAGTCCCCAAGACATGATGTTATTGGAGGAATAGATCAGCATCATGCAGAAAAAACTGTGCCTGACAGTCTGTACATCCTCTTACGGCTCCTTTGCATTAATGATGATGACTCCGAAAATGAGAATGAACAATCCCATCACACAAAGCTACTCAGCATTGCTCAAGACATTGTTTTCCTGGCATCTGGTGGACGAAGACCAACACCAAAACACATTGGAATTGGAGTTGCTTTACACCAAGCTACACGCTCAAAGGACTTTGTGCAGTTACTTCATGCTGCTGGGCACAGCATAAGCTATGAGTCAGTGTTGAGAGCAGATATTACCATGGCAAATGAGGCTATGAAGAGATACTTTGAGAATGGTGAAGTATACATTCCACTGAAGTTTGTCAATGCTAGTCTCCCTGGATACATAATGTATGCAAATGACAACATAGACATAAATGAGGAGAGCCTTGATAGGAAAGGAACCTTTCATGCTTCCCAGACTGCTGCTTTCAGACGAAGTAATCCTGAAGAAGAAATCCCAAAAATAATGCTGAAATCTGGGAGATCAAAGTCAGTCTCAGTTCCACCAGGAGTGTTTGAACTCAGTGATGCTGACATGGAATCGCAGAAGCCCCTTCCCAAATTTTCATGGTTCAGTTACACCCGAGATGTATTATTCAGACACACAACTAACTAAACAATCAAAGAACCAAGATCTTGCATGGATTATATGCAGACTACAGAACACAGATGATCAGGTTGTTCCATCTTGGAGTGGCTTCAACCACCTTGTGTCAAAATCAGATTACcaaaaaacagtcataaattctgtcataaattcTCCAGCTCATGACTATGACACAATCTGGACAGTGTTACAGAACTGCCACAAAATGACTACAAAACTGGGCCAAAGGTACACAATCATAACCTTTGATGAGCAGCTCTACTGCAAAGCAAAGATGCTCCAGTGGCACCATCAAAAAGAGTGTGAGGATATTATTATTCTCTTGGGTGGCTTTCATGTGCAGATGAACTTTTCAAAGGTCATTGGACAGCATCTTGCCAAATCTGGACTGAGGGACATTCTTGAGGAAAGTGGTGTGTTCGGAAAGAACACAGCTGAAAACATCATGAAGGGAAAGGGATGGAACCGTGTAGCCCGTGCACACAAACTTGCCTTTGAAGCACTTTGGAGAATACTGTGGCCAACCTTTCTGCAATGGGTGGATGACAATGATAGCACAATAGACAACGGTTGCTTTGAGGTTGGCAGACGCACTCTCCGAACACATGCGACGTGGAGATATTGAGGCAGCTGCAGCATGCTTTGAAGATCTTGTTCTGAAAGTTGGAGAGGTTCAAGATCTCCTTGCTGAGTTTGACAAGGCTAATGAAAACAAACCAGCATTTACCTTCTGGCGACAATACATGGACCTTGTGTCTATTCTCCTGGCATTCACACGGGCACTGAGATGTGGTGACTGGAAGCTTTACATGTCGGCCTTCAAGAGCATGATGCCCTGGTTTGCTGCATATGATCACACCCACTACACAAGATGGGGTGCTGTATTCATAGCAGACATGGAACATCTGGCACAGACGGCACCACGGGTCTACCAGGGCTTCCTAGATGGTGATTTTGTAGCCAAAGAGGCCAAACACAGCTTCAACAAGGTGCCATTTGATCTTTGCCTTGAACACATCAACAAAACCGGAAAGGTTGCTGGAGGATTGGTAGGCATCACTCGAAATGAGACAGCTAGAAACCGTTGGTCCATCACCTACAATGAACGTGCATCTTTAGCACAGGACACTAGATCCCTGTTTGGACTGACACATGATGGAGAAGATGATGAAGACAACCACAAAGACTGCCTTCCATCAAGACTCAGAAGGGATAATGATGATGTCATTCAACTTGTAGACCAATTCCAGAGATACCATGTCTTC
Encoded here:
- the LOC127504083 gene encoding uncharacterized protein LOC127504083 isoform X1; the encoded protein is MPPVSWEKCIFCQKDTPEDELRNIQVMTTSKKILDLAQQDTELRLRLAGVNDLIAAEGKYHLICYREFLRKYQSTSSRAGDPYSICLHNVADELRAGLARGEIYSLKTVWERYCKFLGDFDLEPGIYKGQRFKTKLEKLLQGKALFVQSLKSTDSIIIFPEMTAGTALLNMKKLMDDKQDDAKGMTMASCGTDKDTEILSWLYRVLVKVKADIRESPRHDVIGGIDQHHAEKTVPDSLYILLRLLCINDDDSENENEQSHHTKLLSIAQDIVFLASGGRRPTPKHIGIGVALHQATRSKDFVQLLHAAGHSISYESVLRADITMANEAMKRYFENGEVYIPLKFVNASLPGYIMYANDNIDINEESLDRKGTFHASQTAAFRRSNPEEEIPKIMLKSGRSKSVSVPPGVFELSDADMESQKPLPKFSWFSYTRDVLFRHTTN
- the LOC127504083 gene encoding uncharacterized protein LOC127504083 isoform X2, coding for MRRGDIEAAAACFEDLVLKVGEVQDLLAEFDKANENKPAFTFWRQYMDLVSILLAFTRALRCGDWKLYMSAFKSMMPWFAAYDHTHYTRWGAVFIADMEHLAQTAPRVYQGFLDGDFVAKEAKHSFNKVPFDLCLEHINKTGKVAGGLVGITRNETARNRWSITYNERASLAQDTRSLFGLTHDGEDDEDNHKDCLPSRLRRDNDDVIQLVDQFQRYHVFQLENMYELVSLTTGDVASEDILNDLTHAAESGKQMVTELVKKRMSTMNTNFHNSLTKRKLKTLSNLYRTDSKLGKLKSKCVKPDRDIFRRIIVSMDSGREVNIDGLLQEELCAVPLSLATTESVLRPTSKADLATILQAGAKE